CACCATATTCGCCACCATCGAAATCCAATGCCTTACCAAAAGCAAAATCCATCTTATTTGCTTTGGCGATCTCTTCGAGTTGATGAACTTTTTTACTACGCGCCGTTTTATTATCAATTTCAGTTAAAACAATAACGTCTGCATCTAGCTTGCCAATGGCCTTACTTAAATTATCTAAGTTCGCCACATCTTGGGCTAATTCATTTTTACCAATATTGTAAGTGGCGACTTTAATTGTCGGCTTATTTGCTGTATAGACTTTATTCGGTGTACCGCCATCTTGTACTTTTAAAACTTCAGAACCTGTCGTTGCAGCACTCACACTACAAGAAACTAAAATAGCCGTTGAGATAACAGTTTTAAGAAATTTCATGGTGACTCCCCAGTAATGGCTCAATGAATTCATCGAGTAATAAACTTCTAATATGAAGGCAGTTAACTGCCCTCTTTATACATTAACAGGGAATAAATAGGATGCCGTGACCTAGCCGACACTCTTATTTCGAGATACAAAAAAACACCCCTGATTTTCATCAAAAAGTGATTTATGCCACTATATTTTGTCGGTAAAAGATTAAATTACACGCTAAAACGTGAATTTAAACTAACGTGTTATTTTATGCACTTTGTCTGGCTTCAAACTTATAGGGAAAAATGATCTCTTCTTGAGTCTCTGAAAAATCAGTGTCAGGGTCAGCTAACCACTTCTGTAGTTTTTTGGCGGTTTCTCGCGCCATTTTACTGTAATCAATACGGACAGATGTGAGTGACGGCTGGATATGGTCGCAATTTGATGAACCTTCTACACAAGCAAGTGCTAGCATTTTTGGCACTTTAATTAACCGTCTTTGGCACTCAAAAAGCACGCCAAGTGCTATCATTTCATGGCTGCAAATAACAGCTTCGAGTTCTGGCTGCCGTGTTAACATTTCACTAATCGCCTGACGACCAAAATCCATTGTAGCAACATACGGAGTTGTGATGCTTTGGTCAGCACTCTGGTTATAAGCCAACATAGCCTTATTCCAACCGCTCAGTTGTTGGCTTTGCATTTTGCTGTCCATTTGAGCGCCAATATAACCTATTTTTTTATAGCCTTTTTGTAGCAAAAAATGAGTTAAGAAATTAACTGCCTCACCAATGTTACTTTTAATATTTAAAGTAACAGGATGGTTGGACTCCCCAGCCACGTTAATAACTGGAATATCTAAATTTTTAAGATAATTAAAAACGCCTTGTGAATTAACTGCACCAAATATAATCAGCGCCGCAGGGTTACTTTGTAATAAAGTCGATAAAACTTCTGATTCTTTTTTCTGCTGGTAATCATGGCTACCAATAACCACTTGGTAATTATTTTTATTCAGTACTTCTTGTAATGCTTGCAGAAAAACTGAACTCGCATTATCACGCAAAGAAGGAATTAATACTGCGACAGTTCGGCTTTGCCCAGACGCTAAAATCCCCGCGGCAGAATTAGGGATATAACCAAGCTCCTCAACAGCTGCGTTAATCTTTTCACGCAGATTATCTGAGACTAATTCTGGCGTTCGCAAAGCACGGGACACCGTCATAGAGCCAACGCCCGCGTATTTAGCCACATCCTGTAACGTCACTCGCCCAGTGTTTTTTCTT
The window above is part of the Providencia sp. R33 genome. Proteins encoded here:
- a CDS encoding LacI family DNA-binding transcriptional regulator; this translates as MQKIRKRKNTGRVTLQDVAKYAGVGSMTVSRALRTPELVSDNLREKINAAVEELGYIPNSAAGILASGQSRTVAVLIPSLRDNASSVFLQALQEVLNKNNYQVVIGSHDYQQKKESEVLSTLLQSNPAALIIFGAVNSQGVFNYLKNLDIPVINVAGESNHPVTLNIKSNIGEAVNFLTHFLLQKGYKKIGYIGAQMDSKMQSQQLSGWNKAMLAYNQSADQSITTPYVATMDFGRQAISEMLTRQPELEAVICSHEMIALGVLFECQRRLIKVPKMLALACVEGSSNCDHIQPSLTSVRIDYSKMARETAKKLQKWLADPDTDFSETQEEIIFPYKFEARQSA